Proteins from a genomic interval of Quercus robur chromosome 9, dhQueRobu3.1, whole genome shotgun sequence:
- the LOC126700168 gene encoding CRIB domain-containing protein RIC6-like has translation MSNNKMKGLLKGLRYISQIFDNEKEPEMEIGFPTDVKHVAHIGWDGPSVHSPSWMNEFKAPPGFSSAPLSHPGDKKEETGIQWVSEDSTRRPARAPNSPARDLPELPRSSRRSASSSSAVTGSPIREKTEKSRQSRRSSKSSKESTDATQLNLLPIDPGLASVSSLESVSPAHSLPDVPKKIRRKKSKDCGGSTRSSRLKPPAPETYQSPFSDPGPGSGSVSTSRNSELRPNAFEDGTPKGYAGIF, from the exons ATGTCCAACAACAAGATGAAAGGCCTTCTAAAAGGCCTAAGATACATTTCTCAAATATTTG ATAATGAAAAAGAACCTGAAATGGAGATTGGTTTTCCCACAGATGTGAAGCATGTTGCCCACATAGGATGGGATGGTCCATCAGTACATTCTCCTAGCTGG ATGAATGAATTTAAAGCACCACCAGGCTTTTCATCAGCACCATTAAGTCATCCAGGAGACAAGAAAGAGGAAACTGGAATCCAATGGGTCTCCGAAG ATTCAACTAGAAGACCTGCACGGGCTCCAAATTCTCCAGCAAGGGACTTGCCAGAATTGCCTAGGTCGTCAAGACGCAGCGCATCATCAAGCAGTGCTGTAACTGGATCCCCTATCAgggaaaaaacagaaaaatcaaGACAATCAAGGAGGTCATCTAAAAGTTCCAAGGAATCAACTGATGCTACCCAACTGAACCTGCTACCCATCGATCCAGGTCTAGCAAGTGTGTCAAGCTTAGAGAGTGTGTCACCTGCACACAGCCTTCCAGACGTCCCTAAAAAGATCAGGAGGAAGAAATCTAAAGACTGTGGTGGTTCCACAAGATCATCAAGATTGAAACCCCCAGCTCCTGAGACATATCAATCTCCATTCTCGGATCCAGGACCTGGATCCGGATCAGTTTCCACATCAAGGAACAGTGAGCTTCGCCCAAACGCTTTTGAAGATGGAACACCAAAAGGATACGCAGGAATCTTTTGA
- the LOC126698523 gene encoding piriformospora indica-insensitive protein 2, translating into MALFHSFSCFIIVFLSTLVSLLVISHQQPLLDPAEQDAVYHVLDSINPTIPWRSLYPDDLCSSAPHGVACDYFTSDSETDTTVTVHVTQLSFGYVSDYTPNPPCSSNSTLSPLLFTSFSYLRKLFFYKCFNETKRVSLFSNVSPSFMSTLEELVFIDNPSFVAPLSGIFRNYTNLRRAVLTGNGVFGEIPDWVGDLVNLEELTLSRNQLNGGVTLNFPKKLKVLDLSHNHFDGYVPESLGNLTELLKLDLSFNGFYGKIPDGLSGLQRLEFLDLSFNRFGNFGVPLFLAGMPKLKEVYLSGNLLGGQIPEIWEKLGGILGIGLSNLGLVGNIPVSMGVHLRNLSYLGLDNNKLEGTVPVEFGLLKFVNEINLENNSLSGRVPFSEFKIGLKLKLEGNLELCGDEGYGGLNLKVCSNKPVTVIPNPVLFNVASSSSLQVVPHVFIITFVGFFSFLFFFVGFLG; encoded by the coding sequence ATGGCTCTGTTCCATTCATTTTCCTGTTTCATCATCGTCTTCCTCTCAACCCTTGTGTCTCTTCTTGTTATTTCACACCAGCAACCATTGCTAGACCCAGCCGAGCAAGACGCTGTGTACCATGTCCTTGACTCCATCAACCCCACCATTCCTTGGCGCTCACTCTACCCCGACGACCTCTGCTCCTCCGCCCCACACGGAGTCGCTTGCGACTACTTCACCTCCGATTCCGAAACCGATACAACAGTAACAGTCCACGTCACCCAGCTCAGTTTCGGATACGTTTCGGACTACACTCCAAACCCACCTTGCTCCTCAAACTCCACACTCAGTCCTCTACTCTTCACCTCCTTCAGCTACCTCCGCAAGCTCTTCTTCTACAAGTGCTTCAACGAAACGAAACGCGTTTCGCTCTTCTCCAACGTTTCGCCGAGTTTCATGTCCACTCTCGAAGAGTTGGTGTTCATAGACAACCCATCTTTTGTTGCACCTCTCAGTGGCATTTTCCGTAATTACACCAACCTGAGAAGGGCAGTTCTGACCGGGAATGGAGTCTTCGGAGAAATCCCAGATTGGGTTGGCGATTTGGTCAATCTTGAAGAACTCACACTTTCAAGAAACCAGCTTAATGGCGGGGTTACCTTAAATTTTCCGAAGAAGCTCAAGGTTCTTGATTTGAGTCATAATCATTTTGACGGATATGTCCCCGAATCTTTGGGTAATCTCACTGAGCTTCTGAAGCTGGATTTGAGTTTCAATGGGTTTTATGGTAAAATCCCAGATGGCTTAAGTGGGTTACAGAGGTTGGAGtttttggatttgagttttAACCGTTTTGGCAATTTTGGGGTTCCATTGTTTTTAGCGGGGATGCCAAAATTGAAGGAAGTATATTTGAGTGGGAATTTACTAGGAGGGCAGATTCCAGAAATATGGGAAAAGctggggggtattttgggaaTAGGGTTGTCAAATCTGGGACTTGTTGGGAATATTCCAGTTTCAATGGGGGTGCATTTGAGAAACTTGAGCTACTTGGGTCTTGACAACAACAAGCTTGAAGGGACTGTACCTGTGGAATTTGGGCTTTTGAAGTTTGTGAATGAAATCAATTTGGAGAACAACAGTTTGAGTGGCAGAGTCCCATTTTCTGAATTCAAAATTGGTCTGAAGCTAAAGCTAGAGGGAAATCTAGAGCTTTGTGGTGATGAAGGATATGGTGGATTGAATTTGAAGGTGTGCAGCAACAAACCAGTTACAGTTATTCCTAACCCTGTTCTTTTCAATGTGGCTAGTAGTTCTTCATTGCAGGTTGTTCCTCACGTGTTTATAATAacatttgttgggtttttcagttttttgtttttctttgttggatTCTTAGGTTAG